The following proteins are co-located in the Primulina tabacum isolate GXHZ01 chromosome 11, ASM2559414v2, whole genome shotgun sequence genome:
- the LOC142519616 gene encoding uncharacterized protein LOC142519616, giving the protein MKEVNCRRWRNTLGFSGCFIVDSLGKSGGLMLLWKSSICVCIKSYSPGHIDCLIQEPDFAWRFTGFYGQPDISLRRFSWDLLRKLKRLPELCELPWLVGGDFNEICYDSEKLGGVRRSPSQMQEFRDALDVCELQDIHSHGDLYTWVNRRRADSAIFERLDRFVACLNWRLLFPTARANSLDFFHSDHRPICIEIRWNVSQNLLEHRKLKTLFRFEKHWLLESECSDVITRGWGVSEPHRPLVDHLSGCKLALQNWAANR; this is encoded by the coding sequence ATGAAAGAGGTAAACTGTAGAAGATGGAGAAATACATTGGGTTTTTCTGGTTGTTTTATAGTTGATAGTCTCGGCAAGAGTGGTGGTTTAATGCTTTTATGGAAAAGTTCAATCTGTGTATGCATCAAATCCTACTCCCCAGGCCACATAGACTGCTTGATACAGGAGCCAGACTTTGCTTGGAGATTCACGGGTTTCTATGGGCAGCCGGATATATCTTTACGCCGATTTTCATGGGACTTACTCAGAAAATTAAAACGCCTACCGGAGCTATGTGAGCTACCGTGGCTAGTCGGGGGAGACTTCAATGAAATTTGCTATGACAGTGAGAAATTGGGAGGTGTAAGGCGGAGCCCATCACAAATGCAGGAATTCCGGGATGCACTCGATGTTTGCGAGCTACAAGATATACATAGTCATGGTGATCTGTACACATGGGTCAACCGTCGACGAGCGGATAGTGCTATATTCGAGAGACTCGACAGATTCGTGGCTTGTTTGAATTGGAGGCTACTATTTCCTACAGCACGAGCAAACTCTCTTGACTTCTTTCACTCAGACCATAGGCCGATATGTATTGAAATCCGCTGGAATGTCTCGCAGAACCTCTTGGAGCATAGAAAGTTGAAAACTCTTTTCAGATTTGAAAAACATTGGCTGCTGGAATCCGAGTGCAGTGATGTGATAACCAGAGGTTGGGGAGTATCCGAACCTCATAGACCATTAGTGGATCACTTATCCGGCTGTAAGCTTGCACTACAAAATTGGGCAGCAAACAGATAA
- the LOC142518603 gene encoding uncharacterized protein LOC142518603, with translation MEPTGTIVFTSVGRPYYGFDIFSVNLPSTIEYTSSLTENRLTDGLSINFNGQFVSEDGTRLVYISERTGSARIYLNRTGDSSPEQLNSPPESLFHDRPAIRNGRLYFISTHEPPDKPFSGWSALYSTELDVEDKKSSALVQRLTPYGCVDYSPSISRSGKLIAVASYGSRRWGGEFHHLQTDIIVFHESEPSKRVVLCQNGGWPTWGGDSVVYFHRRVDDGWWSIFRVDLPHNFELSATILAPIRITPPGVHCFTPAAMHNNLGRIAIATRRKGKNYRHIEIFELNSQNFYPVTELLNPHCHHYNPFVSIESSSLGYHRFRGESESLIVQHLEQVTSPVHGLHMLRLSGSFPAFSPSGDLIAFNHDFDHNSRLKIVKSDGSKRWTLFENRTTFYNCWSPVDNNVIFTSIGPIFESERANVQIARVTFDPSNLTEDVSTIPTDIKFLTREETGNNAFPSCSPDGKSIVFRSGRSGQKNLYIVDAVNGEFDGGIRQITEGPWIDTMPSWSPDGKLIAFSSNRHNVDTAEGAFGLYVMRPDGSGVSRIPVSVLQQERERLNHVCFSGDSEWLLFTSNLAGITVEPVSLPNHFQPYGDLYLVRLDGSGLRRLTWNGYENGTPAWHPKALLPMVAKSSEEDEYDLGFSGLSLRGRSDGDKLKGQFEEPLWIQCDF, from the coding sequence ATGGAACCCACCGGAACTATCGTCTTCACTTCTGTAGGCAGACCGTATTACGGCTTCGACATTTTCTCCGTCAATCTCCCCTCCACCATCGAATACACCTCATCCCTCACCGAGAATCGCCTCACCGACGGTTTATCCATCAATTTCAACGGTCAGTTCGTCAGTGAAGACGGGACCAGGCTTGTGTACATTTCCGAACGAACTGGGTCTGCCCGAATTTACCTCAACCGTACAGGAGACTCCAGCCCGGAGCAGCTCAATTCTCCGCCGGAAAGTCTCTTTCACGACCGTCCAGCCATAAGAAACGGGCGTCTCTACTTCATCTCTACCCACGAACCTCCCGATAAGCCTTTCAGTGGCTGGTCGGCTCTTTACTCGACGGAGCTCGATGTGGAAGACAAGAAATCATCGGCCCTTGTTCAGCGCTTGACACCGTACGGATGCGTCGATTACAGCCCTTCAATATCTCGTTCCGGGAAGCTTATTGCAGTGGCTTCCTATGGATCTCGCCGTTGGGGTGGCGAATTCCATCATCTCCAAACCGATATTATCGTTTTCCATGAATCCGAGCCATCAAAGCGTGTGGTATTGTGCCAGAATGGTGGCTGGCCAACGTGGGGCGGTGACTCTGTTGTGTATTTCCACCGCCGAGTTGATGATGGGTGGTGGAGCATTTTCAGAGTCGACTTACCCCACAATTTTGAGTTATCTGCCACGATTCTTGCCCCTATTAGGATCACGCCACCCGGAGTCCACTGCTTTACGCCTGCAGCTATGCACAACAATCTTGGCAGGATCGCTATTGCCACCAGGAGAAAGGGCAAGAACTATCGCCATATTGAAATTTTCGAGCTCAACTCCCAAAATTTCTATCCCGTGACCGAGTTGCTGAACCCACATTGCCACCATTACAATCCTTTTGTTTCGATAGAATCTTCGAGTCTTGGGTACCATCGGTTCCGAGGGGAGTCAGAGTCATTGATTGTTCAGCACCTCGAACAGGTTACTTCTCCGGTTCATGGGCTGCACATGCTCCGGCTCAGTGGTTCTTTCCCTGCGTTCTCTCCCTCAGGGGACCTCATTGCGTTTAACCACGATTTCGATCATAATTCTCGCCTCAAAATAGTAAAATCCGATGGGTCAAAGAGATGGACGTTGTTTGAGAATCGAACAACGTTTTACAATTGTTGGAGTCCTGTCGATAACAATGTCATATTTACATCCATTGGTCCCATCTTTGAATCAGAGAGAGCTAATGTGCAAATCGCTCGAGTCACATTTGATCCATCAAATTTAACTGAAGATGTTTCCACCATTCCGACAGATATCAAGTTTCTCACCCGAGAAGAAACGGGGAACAATGCCTTCCCTTCGTGCTCGCCTGATGGGAAATCCATTGTGTTTCGTTCTGGACGTTCCGGGCAAAAGAATCTTTACATAGTCGATGCTGTCAATGGAGAGTTCGATGGTGGAATTCGTCAGATAACCGAAGGGCCATGGATTGATACAATGCCAAGTTGGTCACCGGATGGGAAGTTAATCGCCTTCTCTTCAAACCGACACAATGTAGATACTGCTGAGGGTGCATTTGGCTTGTATGTGATGAGACCAGATGGCAGTGGTGTGAGTCGAATCCCAGTCTCCGTATTACAGCAAGAAAGGGAGAGACTTAATCATGTGTGCTTCAGCGGGGACTCAGAGTGGCTTTTATTCACATCGAATTTGGCTGGCATCACGGTCGAGCCAGTGTCGCTTCCGAACCATTTCCAACCATATGGTGACTTGTACTTGGTGAGGTTGGACGGAAGTGGATTGCGAAGGCTGACATGGAATGGATATGAGAACGGGACACCAGCTTGGCACCCGAAAGCTTTGTTACCAATGGTAGCTAAGAGTAGTGAAGAAGACGAGTATGATCTCGGCTTTTCGGGGTTATCTTTGAGAGGGAGAAGTGATGGGGATAAGTTGAAGGGACAGTTTGAAGAACCCTTGTGGATCCAATGTGATTTTTAA
- the LOC142518275 gene encoding F-box protein At1g10780-like has protein sequence MESLPDAIVQQILSLISNAKDVASCNCVSKRWKESLPCLRSLIFPRNLFDTLTSGNTPDAIVRQMVLSVVKLEELVVYCPFSGSGLASWLSIAGPSLKNLELRMDNIIEHQTSTEIPSKLDCIRVASNLESLKLWGVLMVYSPRWDVFHRLKNLEIVGARLEEHALSVALRACPNLSQLLLLGCEGLRYFSIENPHLEQCKLDFFGVGNCSLTINSTKLESLEVQGCSFIRVCETRFLTNLSISNNSGRVYMVDFGKLVALETLSIRGVQWCWDAISTVVKMASEVKHLYMKVEFTGDSETLLPFPEIDLVDFFNSHPKLQTFDIHGAMFAALCQKNSLKNVDSRFLIPCLEQVVVTVRSPLNAEQKMSTLDSLIKYAKNLRKMTIKILQMKSSHSSADDFFEDICRFRYMNRKIVSIE, from the exons ATGGAGTCGCTACCTGATGCTATAGTCCAACAAATTTTATCCCTAATCAGCAATGCTAAGGATGTAGCCTCTTGCAACTGTGTCtccaagagatggaaggaatcATTGCCCTGTTTGAGGAGTCTAATTTTCCCCAGGAATCTTTTTGACACTCTCACCAGTGGAAACACTCCCGATGCCATAGTGAGACAAATGGTTTTGTCTGTTGTTAAGCTAGAAGAACTTGTGGTTTATTGTCCATTTTCGGGTTCTGGCCTTGCGTCTTGGCTATCTATAGCAGGACCCTCGTTGAAGAACCTTGAGCTCCGAATGGATAATATAATTGAGCACCAGACTTCTACTGAAATCCCTTCGAAGTTGGATTGCATCAGAGTAGCTTCAAATTTGGAGTCTCTTAAACTTTGGGGTGTTTTAATGGTCTATTCTCCAAGATGGGATGTTTTTCATAGGCTGAAGAATCTTGAAATAGTTGGTGCTAGGTTGGAAGAACACGCACTTTCTGTTGCTCTTCGTGCTTGTCCTAATTTGAGCCAGCTTTTGCTTCTTGGTTGTGAAGGGTTGAGATATTTTTCCATTGAGAATCCTCATCTTGAGCAGTGCAAGCTTGATTTTTTCGGAGTAGGCAACTGCTCGCTCACGATCAACTCAACAAAGCTTGAATCACTTGAAGTACAAGGTTGTAGTTTTATCAGGGTTTGTGAAACTCGATTCTTAACAAATCTCTCCATTTCCAACAACTCAG GAAGAGTTTATATGGTGGATTTTGGGAAACTCGTGGCATTGGAAACATTGTCCATAAGGGGTGTGCAGTGGTGCTGGGATGCGATTAGCACAGTGGTCAAAATGGCAAGTGAGGTTAAGCACCTCTACATGAAGGTCGAATTTACCGGTGATTCCGAAACACTTCTCCCTTTCCCAGAGATTGACTTAGTCGACTTCTTTAATAGCCATCCAAAGCTTCAAACTTTTGACATTCATGGTGCCATGTTTGCTGCTCTTTGCCAAAAGAACAGCCTGAAAAAT GTTGACTCCAGGTTTTTGATTCCATGCCTCGAGCAGGTTGTGGTCACTGTAAGATCGCCattaaatgctgaacaaaagATGAGCACGTTGGATTCATTGATAAAGTATGCAAAGAATCTAAGAAAGATGACAATAAAGATTCTTCAGATGAAGAGCAGCCATAGCAGTGCTGATGATTTCTTCGAGGATATTTGCAGATTCAGATACATGAATCGCAAGATTGTTTCTATTGAATAG